From the genome of Desulfurobacteriaceae bacterium:
TTGCAAAGGTACCGGTAGAAGTTGACTACGCTTCAGAATATAGATATAGGGAACCGATAGTAGATAATAGCGTTCTCGTTATAGCTATTACCCAATCAGGAGAAACTGCAGATACGTTAGCCGCAATGAGGCTTGCAAAGTCAAAAGGAGCAAAGACATTGGCTATCTGTAATGTAATTGGTTCAACAGCGACAAGAGAAGCAGATACAACCATTTACACTTATGCTGGACCAGAAATAAGTGTTGCCTCGACGAAAGCTTTTACAACTCAACTAACTAGTTTATTTCTTTTTGCCCTTTGGCTTGGAAGAAAAAGGAAGGTGCTTAACGAAATAGAAACGGAGGAGTACTTTAAAGAACTAATGAAAGTTCCTTCTAAAATAGAGGAATTTTTAAATAGAGAAAAAGAAGAAGAAAACGTAAAGAAGATTTCTCTTGAGTTTTACAAATCAAGTGATGCACTTTATCTTGGAAGAAATGTTAACTATCCTATAGCTTTAGAGGGTGCTTTAAAGCTTAAGGAGATTTCCTACATTCACGCTGAAGGCTATCCTGCAGGGGAGATGAAACATGGTCCAATAGCCCTAATAGATGAAAGTATGCCAGTAATCTTTGTGGCAACAGAAAGCAAACTTAAGGAAAAGGTTGTTTCTAATATAGAAGAGGTAAAAGCAAGAAAAGGAAGGGTAATTTCTGTTATAAACGAAGAAGATGAGGAAGTAAAGAAGCTTTCAGAGTTTACTATAGAAGTTCCAAAAACATTAGAATTCTTATCTCCAATAGTTAATGTAGTGCCATTACAACTTTTTGCCTATTACATAGCAGACTTCCTTGGATACGATGTTGATCGGCCGAGGAATCTGGCAAAAAGTGTAACTGTGGAGTAAAGGTGAAGGAAACAGCAACTCTCTTAATTTCTTGTAAGGATAGGAAAGGAATTCTTGCAGAAATTACCGGTTTTATAGCAAAGAATAACGGAAACATAATAGCTGCAGACCAGCACATAGATTTTCAAAAATCTATCTTTTTTATGAGAATTGAGTGGGACTTAACGGAGTTTAAAATACCTAAAAGAGAAATAGCTAAAGCTTTTAAGCCAATAGCAAGAAAATTTGATATGAACTATCAATTAAAGTTTAGCTCTGACGTTCAGAATGTAGCCATTTTTGTTTCCAAATACGATCACTGCCTTTATGAACTGCTTTACAGATTTAAAGCTGGAGAATTGAGAGGAAATCTTAAACTTGTAATAAGTAACCATCCAGATTTAAAGCCTGTGGTAGAAATGTTTGGTATACCTTTTTATCACTTTCCAAAAACAAAAGAAACCAAACTTTCGGTAGAGGAAAAAGAAATAGAACTTCTAAAGAAAGAGAATATAGACCTTGTAATTCTTGCAAGATACATGCAAATCTTGAGCGATAACTTTGTGAATCAGTTCAGAAACAAAATAATAAACATTCATCACTCTTTCCTTCCTGCTTTTGTGGGAGCAAAGCCCTACCATAGAGCTTACGAAAGAGGAGTAAAAATAATTGGAGCGACAAGCCACTACGTTACAGAAGAACTTGATCAAGGACCGATCATAGAACAGGATGTTGTGAGGGTAACTCACAGAGATACGGTAGAAGATATGATAAGAAAGGGAAGAGACTTAGAAAAGCTTGTTTTAGCAAGAGCCGTTAGGTGGCACTTAGAAAACAAGATACTTGTGTATGATAACAAAACAGTTATTTTTGACTAGTTCTTCCTTATTTATTTTCTTCCTTTGATAGCAAGTTTCGCCCTTTCTATTATCGGTTTAATAGTAGAATATTTTGTTTTTAAACTCGCTCTATTTATGATTAACCTTGCAGTAGAATGCAAAATTGTATCCACTTCTTTCAGTCCATTAGCACGTAAAGTTGTTCCTGTCTGAACAAGGTCAACGATTCTATCTGCAAGCCCAACTAAAGGTGCAAGCTCTACTGAACCGTAAAGAACAATGATTTCAGGGTGGATTCCTTTACTTCTAAAATACCTATCGGTAATTCTTGGATATTTTGTTGCAACTCTAATGAAAGAAAGTTTTTCAAGATCGTAAGGTTCTTCTATTTCTTCCGGTTCTGCTACCGACAACCTACATTCTCCAAATTTGAGATCGAGAGACTCATAAAGATCATATCCCTTTTCTTCAATAACATCTTTTCCTGCAATGCCAATGTCAGCTGTTCCGTAGTAAACGTAAGTTGGAACATCCATAGGTTTAACCAAGATAAACTTAAAATTTTTCCATTTAAAAATTAGCTTTCGGGTTTCTTTTAGAGTTTCTGAAGCATCTATTCCAGTTTCCTGTAAAAAAGCAACAGTTTCCTTTAAAAGTCTTCCCTTTGGGAGAGCAATGGTTATCTCGTTCATTCCATTCTCCTCAGTATGGAAGTTCACTTTTTACTCTTTCTATTTCTGCTCCAAGATTCTGGAGCTTTTCTTCCATTCTTTCATATCCTCTATCAAGGTGATAAATTCTGTAAACTTCTGTGGTATTTTCTGCTGCAAGTCCAGCTATAACCAAAGAGGCGCTTGCTCTTAAGTCTGTTGCCATCACTTTTGCACCAATTAGTTTATCAACTCCTTTTACAACTACGGTATTTCCCTCTATTGAAAGGTCTGCCCCAAGTCTTTGTAGTTCAAGAGCGTGCATAAAGCGATTTTCAAATATAGTTTCTTTTATGACGGAAGTTCCACTGGCTAAACACATCGCAGCCATAAACTGTGCCTGCATATCCGTAGGAAAACCCGGATATGGCTGAGTTATTACATCCACACCTTTAAGCCTATCCCTTTTTTCAGCAACAACTTTATTATTTGCAATTTTCTCTACCTTTAAACCTGCTTCTTCAAACTTTTCTATTACTGCTCCAAGGTGATCGTAAGGAAAGTTCTCTATTTCTATTCTGCCGCCTGTTAATGATACTGCTGCCAAGAAAGTTCCTGCTTCAATTCTGTCTGGCATAACCCTGTATTCGATGTCTCCGAGTTCATCTACACCATCAATTTCTATGATATCTGTCCCTTCGCCTTCTATTCTTGCTCCAGCCTTTTTTAAGGCTCTTGCTAAATCTACAATTTCTGGTTCTTTTGCAGCATTCCTTATGACAGTTTTTCCCTTTGCTAAACAAGCTGCCATTAGAACATTTTCGGTTCCTCCCACAGTTGGGAAGTCAAAAGTAATCTCACATCCTTTTAGCCTTCCACTAACTTCTGCTGTTATGTACCCATGATCAATTCTTATGTCAGCCCCCATTTTGGAAAGAGCCTTTAAATGGAGGTTAACAGGTCTTGCACCAATAGCACATCCTCCCGGCATAGAAACTCTTGCTGTTTTATACCTTGCAAGGAGAGGTCCTAAGCAAAGAATCGATGCTCTCATCGTCCTTACAAGGTCGTAAGGAGCTTCCGTTTTTATACCTTTCCCTTCTTCAATCTCGACAGTATCGTCAAATCTCTTAACGATAAATCCCATACTTTCAAGTAAAAGACAGGAAGTATAGATGTCCCTAAGATTTGGAACGTTAGAAAGGAAAAGTCTACCGGTTAGTATGGATGAAAAAATTATCGGTAAAGATGCATTCTTAGAACCAGAAATCCTTACCTTTCCCTTAAGTTCCCTACCACCTTTTATTACGAACTTTTCCACTTTTTACTCCTTTCTTGCTAAAACTATCCTCTCTATTCCAGCCAAATCTTTGAAAAACGTAATATCCTTAAAACCTTCCTCTTCTAAGAGTTTTTCCACTTCTCCATGTTGACCGGCCCCAATTTCAAGAGCTATTAGACCATTTTCCGTTAGTTTTTTTTCAGCTTCCTTTATTAGCCTTCTTATAACTTGTAATCCGTCTTTCCCTCCAAAAAGAGCAATTGCCGGCTCAAACTTTAGAACATCCCTTTCAAGCCTTTTATCACCAAAAGGGACATAGGGAGGGTTAGAAATAATCACATCTATTGGGCTTTCTATTCCATCAAGAAGATTGGTCTTTATAAATTTTACACACTGACAACCTAACATTTCCTTGTTTAGTTTTGCAACACTTATTGCAGTAGAAGAAATATCTGTTCCTATGTATTCGTTCTCTTTCTTTAAAAGTTTACACAAAGAAAGAATAATGCATCCACTACCTGTGCCAACATCAACGATTTTTAGATTATCTCTCTCTTTTATTGCGTCAAAAACAGCTTCAACTAGAATTTCAGTTTCGGGTCTTGGTATAAGAACTCCTCTTTTTACATTAAATTTAAAGCCAAAGAATTCCTTCTCTCCAATTATGTAAGCAACAGGTTCTCCTTTTGCTCTCCTTTTTAAGAGTTGACGGTACCTTTCCACCTCACTTTCTTCTAAAGGCCTGTCAAATTCAGTGTAAAGTTTTACTCTGTCTTTAAATCCGAGAGAAAAGGTGAGTAAAAGTTCAGCATCAAGTCTTGCCGACTTTATTCCCCTTTCCTTCAAGATCTCGGTTGCTCTTTTTAGTAAGGTCCCAACAGTCCACTTCATAGCGTCCAAAATGTATCAGAATTAATACTTAATTGGAAGCTGTTTTGATAAAATCTCCCAAAAACTCTTACGAGGAGATAAGATGGAATTTGAAGCGGTAATTGGGCTTGAGGTTCACGCTCAACTTTTAACAGAGACCAAAATCTTTTGTAGCTGTAAGAACGAGTTTGGGGCACCGCCGAACACCAACGTCTGTCCGGTATGCCTTGGAATGCCTGGATCTTTACCGGTCTTAAACAAAAAGGCCGTTGAGTATGCAGTAAAAGCAGCACTGGCTTTAAACTGTAAGATCAACAAGTACTCCGTTTTTGCTAGAAAACACTACTTTTACCCAGACCTACCAAAAGCTTATCAGATTACTCAGTACGAGCTTCCGTTTGCAGAAAACGGATGGATAGAAATAGAAAAGCCAGATGGCACTAAGAAAAAAATCAGAATAAAGAGAATTCATCTTGAAGAAGACGCAGGAAAAACTATCCACGGTGAAGGACTTGATCCAAACTCTTACGTTGACTTAAACCGTGCAGGAACTCCACTAATTGAAATAGTTTCTGAACCTGATATATCTACTCCGGAAGAAGCTAAACTTTACATGCAGAAGCTAAGGGATATCTTGGTTTGGATTGGCGTAAACGATGGAAACCTCGAGGAAGGATCTTTAAGGTGCGATGCTAACGTATCTATAAGACCAAAGGGATCTAAGGAACTTGGAACAAGAACAGAAATTAAGAACGTAAACTCCTTTAGGTTTATTCAAAAAGCTCTTGAGTATGAAATTGAAAGACAGATAAAGGTTGTAAAAAGTGGTGGAGAGGTTGTTCAAGAAACAAGGCTTTTTGATTCCCAAAAAGGAATCACAAAGACAATGAGGACCAAGGAAGAGGCTGAAGACTATAGATATTTCCCAGAACCAGATCTTCCGCCTCTTATCATAGACGAAGAATGGCTTGAAGCTATAAAAGCTTCTTTACCAGAGCTTCCAGATGAAGTAAAAGAAAGGTTTATAAACGATTACGGACTTACTTCCTATGATGCAAGTATTCTTGTTAGGGATAAAGTCTTGGCTTCATTCTTTGAGAAAGCTGCCAAATCCTACGGTGGAGAAGCAAAAAAAGTAGCGAACATAATTATTTCTGATCTTCTAGGTGTTCTAAATGAAGAAAAGATTGAACTTTCAGAAGCAAAAGTCAAACCAGAACATATTGCAGAACTTCTAACTCTTG
Proteins encoded in this window:
- the purU gene encoding formyltetrahydrofolate deformylase, with amino-acid sequence MKETATLLISCKDRKGILAEITGFIAKNNGNIIAADQHIDFQKSIFFMRIEWDLTEFKIPKREIAKAFKPIARKFDMNYQLKFSSDVQNVAIFVSKYDHCLYELLYRFKAGELRGNLKLVISNHPDLKPVVEMFGIPFYHFPKTKETKLSVEEKEIELLKKENIDLVILARYMQILSDNFVNQFRNKIINIHHSFLPAFVGAKPYHRAYERGVKIIGATSHYVTEELDQGPIIEQDVVRVTHRDTVEDMIRKGRDLEKLVLARAVRWHLENKILVYDNKTVIFD
- the hisG gene encoding ATP phosphoribosyltransferase produces the protein MNEITIALPKGRLLKETVAFLQETGIDASETLKETRKLIFKWKNFKFILVKPMDVPTYVYYGTADIGIAGKDVIEEKGYDLYESLDLKFGECRLSVAEPEEIEEPYDLEKLSFIRVATKYPRITDRYFRSKGIHPEIIVLYGSVELAPLVGLADRIVDLVQTGTTLRANGLKEVDTILHSTARLIINRASLKTKYSTIKPIIERAKLAIKGRK
- the murA gene encoding UDP-N-acetylglucosamine 1-carboxyvinyltransferase codes for the protein MEKFVIKGGRELKGKVRISGSKNASLPIIFSSILTGRLFLSNVPNLRDIYTSCLLLESMGFIVKRFDDTVEIEEGKGIKTEAPYDLVRTMRASILCLGPLLARYKTARVSMPGGCAIGARPVNLHLKALSKMGADIRIDHGYITAEVSGRLKGCEITFDFPTVGGTENVLMAACLAKGKTVIRNAAKEPEIVDLARALKKAGARIEGEGTDIIEIDGVDELGDIEYRVMPDRIEAGTFLAAVSLTGGRIEIENFPYDHLGAVIEKFEEAGLKVEKIANNKVVAEKRDRLKGVDVITQPYPGFPTDMQAQFMAAMCLASGTSVIKETIFENRFMHALELQRLGADLSIEGNTVVVKGVDKLIGAKVMATDLRASASLVIAGLAAENTTEVYRIYHLDRGYERMEEKLQNLGAEIERVKSELPY
- the prmC gene encoding peptide chain release factor N(5)-glutamine methyltransferase; the encoded protein is MKWTVGTLLKRATEILKERGIKSARLDAELLLTFSLGFKDRVKLYTEFDRPLEESEVERYRQLLKRRAKGEPVAYIIGEKEFFGFKFNVKRGVLIPRPETEILVEAVFDAIKERDNLKIVDVGTGSGCIILSLCKLLKKENEYIGTDISSTAISVAKLNKEMLGCQCVKFIKTNLLDGIESPIDVIISNPPYVPFGDKRLERDVLKFEPAIALFGGKDGLQVIRRLIKEAEKKLTENGLIALEIGAGQHGEVEKLLEEEGFKDITFFKDLAGIERIVLARKE
- the gatB gene encoding Asp-tRNA(Asn)/Glu-tRNA(Gln) amidotransferase subunit GatB yields the protein MSQKLLRGDKMEFEAVIGLEVHAQLLTETKIFCSCKNEFGAPPNTNVCPVCLGMPGSLPVLNKKAVEYAVKAALALNCKINKYSVFARKHYFYPDLPKAYQITQYELPFAENGWIEIEKPDGTKKKIRIKRIHLEEDAGKTIHGEGLDPNSYVDLNRAGTPLIEIVSEPDISTPEEAKLYMQKLRDILVWIGVNDGNLEEGSLRCDANVSIRPKGSKELGTRTEIKNVNSFRFIQKALEYEIERQIKVVKSGGEVVQETRLFDSQKGITKTMRTKEEAEDYRYFPEPDLPPLIIDEEWLEAIKASLPELPDEVKERFINDYGLTSYDASILVRDKVLASFFEKAAKSYGGEAKKVANIIISDLLGVLNEEKIELSEAKVKPEHIAELLTLVDKEVISLRVAKEEIIPEMVKTGKEPKLIVEEKGLTQISDESALKEIIKKVLANNEKAVKQYKEGNDKQKQKAVKYLIGQVMKETRGKANPKLLNQLIPQVLEEV